The Deltaproteobacteria bacterium genome window below encodes:
- a CDS encoding haloacid dehalogenase type II has translation MSELTDYRALTFDCYGTLIDWESGIWDALQPLIMRSGRSDVTREAGLLAFAKNESRHQRSSPGLRYPELLVRVHRSIAESLGMATSEALDEAFGESVPLWPAFPDSADALRVLKRHYKLVILSNVHREGFAASNRKLGVDFDAIYTAEDVGSYKPADANFEYLLAHLDSDLGMNKGDILHTAQSLHHDHAPAKRFGLANAWIDRQRLSEGGSWGATEEVEDVPEVDFKFYSMGEMAQAVQAEAV, from the coding sequence ATGTCTGAACTGACCGACTACCGTGCCTTGACGTTCGACTGCTACGGCACCCTGATCGACTGGGAATCCGGGATCTGGGATGCGCTGCAGCCGCTGATCATGCGGAGCGGCCGCTCGGACGTGACCCGGGAGGCCGGTCTGCTCGCGTTCGCGAAAAACGAAAGCCGACACCAACGCTCATCGCCTGGTCTGCGCTATCCGGAACTGCTGGTGCGGGTGCATCGAAGCATCGCGGAGAGTCTCGGCATGGCGACCAGCGAGGCGCTCGACGAAGCCTTCGGCGAATCGGTGCCCTTGTGGCCGGCGTTCCCGGACTCCGCGGATGCGCTTCGCGTGCTCAAGCGGCATTACAAGCTGGTCATCCTTTCGAACGTGCATCGCGAAGGCTTCGCGGCCTCCAACCGCAAGCTCGGCGTCGATTTCGATGCGATCTACACCGCGGAGGACGTTGGCTCCTACAAGCCGGCCGATGCGAACTTCGAATACCTTCTCGCGCATCTCGACTCGGACCTCGGGATGAACAAAGGCGACATTCTGCACACCGCTCAAAGCCTGCATCACGACCACGCGCCCGCGAAGCGCTTCGGCCTCGCCAACGCCTGGATCGACCGTCAGCGACTCTCGGAGGGTGGAAGCTGGGGGGCGACGGAGGAGGTGGAAGACGTGCCTGAGGTGGACTTCAAGTTCTATTCCATGGGTGAGATGGCCCAAGCGGTGCAGGCCGAAGCGGTGTAA